ACTAGGTTAATTTCTAATAATCAAGAGAGTAAATACACAAAATTAATTACACTCTTTAAAAATCATTAATTTGCAACAGCCCCTTTTTAATTAGATTAAAAACGATATCCAGCTTTTAGCCCAAAGGTAATATTATTATATTCATCATTTGTAGTATAAGTTCCTTCTAATCCATAGCTGATTCCTGAATTTAAAGAAACATCATAATTTAAAACTAATTTTATAGAATTTTTTTCAAATTTGTTTCCTTGGATTTCCATTGAACTAGTAGAATCATTAAATTTACCATTTAGATTTTTATTGTCATATCCCAATATACCAAATTTTCCAAAAATACCTCCAGATAGAGTATTTTTAGAGTTAGGGTTAAAGATAGTTTTATTTAAGCTTACTCCTAATTCACTATCTAAATAATTATAATTTTGAGCTTTAATATTTAAGGCTAAAGGAGCATCTTTTTCTTTAATATCTTCTTGTGAGATAAATGAATAAGATACTAGCCCTCTAAAATTAAGTGCTAAGTCATCTTTTAAAGAATATTGATAATTTAATCCTGAGTATAAATTTATTCCATATACATTTGTATTGGAAGTGAAATTGTTTTCTTGATAATTATTTTTAAACTCTCTATTTACTTCATACTCTCCATACTGTAATCCAAATCCATTTAGCCATTGTAATTTAGGAGTTAAGAAGTTTCTATTATATCCACCTAAATACGCACTAACACCTTTAATTTTAGATTCTGTAGTAACCTCTTTAAGGGCATCATTTTTTATTTCATTATGATTAGAAGTAGCTCCTCCTACAATAAATCCAAAGTTCATATTATTGATTTCAGTTTCATATATACCGTAACCACTATAGATATTTCCTTTAAAAGAATCATAAGAGTTTTTAGTTAAAATACTTCCACCATGTACATAATTTTTGTTAACTGAAAAGTCGTTATTTATATCAAATGGGATAGAAGTAAAAGTAGAGATTTCATCTTTTGCTACTTTATTTAGTCTAGAATAAATATTTTTATTTTGAACTTGATTTATAAGAGTTTGTAATTCTTTTAGCACTTCTTCCTGTCTTTGAGTATAGTAAAGAGCAGAATGTAATTCTTTGTAATCAAAAATATCTTTCCTATTTTCTAAAGCTTTAAGTTCTTTGATTAATTCAATATCTAATTTTTCTTCATTTTCTTTTTTTAATTCTTTTATTAAATATGGAATATCATTGAGATAACCTTCGATCTCTTTGAAGTATCTCTCTATTTTATTTGATTTAGAATTAGGAGAATTATTATAATTATATCCCCAGTAGTCCCAATCATCAAAACTATTTTCATCACTTTCTTTATAGTTTTTTATAGTTTTAATAGTTTCTAAGATATATGAGATTTTATTTCCTAAATTTTTAATACTAGATATTTTATTGTTATAATCATTACTTATTTCTAGAAGAACATCAGAACTAGATTTAAGATTTTCTTGGTAGTATTTTTCTAATTCAGAAGCCAATTTATTTCTACTTTCATCATCTAATTTAGAGTAGTCAACTTTTATCTTTTCTTTAAATTTAGAGATGTGATTTTCTAGGGTATCACTATCAAAGTTTATTTTAGAAAAAGCTTTTAATTCCTCTCTTTTTATTTTATCATCTTTTATAATATCGTTATTTTGAATATTTTTTATTTTTTCTTTTAAAATTAAAGTTTGTTTATCAGAAAAATTAAATTGACTGAGATCTTTTAAAATATCATCAGCAGTTTTAGTTCTTAAATAAGTAGCTAATAATTTATCTTTTTCTAGTTCTTTTTCATCTTCTTCAACAGTGAAGTTAGTTCTTTTATTTGTGGTTGTTAAAGTAGGAAAAAGAGCTGATAAATTTTTAGAATTTTTTAGACTTAAATAAACTTGATTTTCAGAATTATTTAATCCTTTTAGTTTATCTTTTATTTCTACTTTTATTAAAGAGTTTCCATCTTTAGATTTCTCATCTAATTCTATAATATTATTAGCAATAGAATCAGGTATCAAAGTTATATGATAATCTTTTTCATTATTATCTTTAGTGTATAATGAACGTCCGATATCTATTACACTATCATTATCTATCTTACTAGTCATTAATTCTATTGAGAAATCATTTTTATATTTTTTATTTAAAAGTGTACTAGAACTTCTAAAAATAATATTTTTATCTGAATCTTTTAAGGCATGTTGTATTAAATATCCTTTTTCATTTTTTATTTTAGGATCTATATCTAAAGCAAGAGAGGTTCTACCAGAAAGAGAGGCTGAGGAATCACTTCCAATTTGTCCACCAACTTCAACAACATCTATATTTTTTAATTTAGCATATGGACCTAAGATAACATTAGTACCATATTTACCTGTAAATTGTTCACTGATTATAAGATGATTACTTCCTTTTCCTAAGTTAATCTCTCCATCTATTCTTCCCTTTCCTCTAAACTCAATATTTTTTCCTAACTTTTTTGAATTTTCATTATTTTTGCTATAATCATATTTATCTTCTATAAGAATACTTTCATCATTTTGATAAATAATTCTTCCTCTACTATCTTTATCTGATTTTGTAGAATCATAGATATAAATTTTAGCTAGGATATCATCTTTAAAACCTTCAGGCCAGACACTATGAATAGAAACAGGTTCAATTTCCCAAAGAATTTTCCATTCACTTCCATCTTTTTCCTTAGTATAGAGTTCACCCTCTTTTAAAATAACTTTACTATCAGTTTTTCCTAAAAATTGATTGAGTTTAGGCTCTAGATATTTTGCAATTTCTTTTCTACTCTTTCCATCTATATTTTTAAAATAATCTTCAATACTTATTTTTAAAGGATTTCTTTTTTCATCTCTATTGTACTTAGAGATACCAATACTATTTATATTTTTATATGTTCCCTCTAAAGTATATTTATTATCCTTAGAATTAGTAAGTTTATTAAATTCATCTGAAGTGATAATTTTAAAATCTTTGATACTATTTCCATTTCCTAAATATACTCTTTTTTGATTTCCTTCTCTATCAAATGGAAGAGAATCTTTGAAATTTTCATTATCAGTATATTGAGCAACTGGAACAAATTTAATATCAGTATATTCTTCTCCGATATTTGTACCATTGACAAAGTAATTTGTAATTAGACCATTTTTTCTATTTATTTCATCAACCATTCTTAATAAATCTTCATACGAACTTTTTTCTAATGTAGGTGTTTCTTCATTATCAAGTGATATTCTAAAATTTGGTGTTTTAGAAAGAGGAATATCTTTAGAATAATTATTTTGAGTAGCAATGATTAACATTAGTATAAGTAATTGTTTTTTCATATTTAGTCTCCTTTAATATTTTTAGAATTTTACATTTAATTCAATAAAATAATTTCTTTCAGGTGCTGGAAAAGCTTCAATACTTGTTTCTCTAAGATTATACTTAGTAGAAGTTAAGTTTTTTACTCCAAGTTTTAAGTTTGAATACTCATCTATTTGATATAGAGTACTTAAGTCAATTGTTCCATAGCTATCAATAGTAAACTTTTTAATATTATCTTTATCATCTAATTCTCTAACCTCTTTTTCACTAATATAAGTGTAATTAGCTAATAGAGATAATCTATCAGTTAGACTGTATTTTGCTCCTAAAGTTATTTTCATTTCAGGAACCATTGGAATTTTATCATTTTTATTAATATTGATATCACTATCTCCTTTTAAAACTTTGGCATTAACTAAAGAAAGTGACTGATTAAGACTTAGTTTATCAAAGTATTGTTCTGTTTGTAATTCCAGTCCCATTCTTCTCGTTTTTCCAATGTTTCTATATTTCCAT
Above is a genomic segment from uncultured Fusobacterium sp. containing:
- a CDS encoding autotransporter outer membrane beta-barrel domain-containing protein, with the translated sequence MKKQLLILMLIIATQNNYSKDIPLSKTPNFRISLDNEETPTLEKSSYEDLLRMVDEINRKNGLITNYFVNGTNIGEEYTDIKFVPVAQYTDNENFKDSLPFDREGNQKRVYLGNGNSIKDFKIITSDEFNKLTNSKDNKYTLEGTYKNINSIGISKYNRDEKRNPLKISIEDYFKNIDGKSRKEIAKYLEPKLNQFLGKTDSKVILKEGELYTKEKDGSEWKILWEIEPVSIHSVWPEGFKDDILAKIYIYDSTKSDKDSRGRIIYQNDESILIEDKYDYSKNNENSKKLGKNIEFRGKGRIDGEINLGKGSNHLIISEQFTGKYGTNVILGPYAKLKNIDVVEVGGQIGSDSSASLSGRTSLALDIDPKIKNEKGYLIQHALKDSDKNIIFRSSSTLLNKKYKNDFSIELMTSKIDNDSVIDIGRSLYTKDNNEKDYHITLIPDSIANNIIELDEKSKDGNSLIKVEIKDKLKGLNNSENQVYLSLKNSKNLSALFPTLTTTNKRTNFTVEEDEKELEKDKLLATYLRTKTADDILKDLSQFNFSDKQTLILKEKIKNIQNNDIIKDDKIKREELKAFSKINFDSDTLENHISKFKEKIKVDYSKLDDESRNKLASELEKYYQENLKSSSDVLLEISNDYNNKISSIKNLGNKISYILETIKTIKNYKESDENSFDDWDYWGYNYNNSPNSKSNKIERYFKEIEGYLNDIPYLIKELKKENEEKLDIELIKELKALENRKDIFDYKELHSALYYTQRQEEVLKELQTLINQVQNKNIYSRLNKVAKDEISTFTSIPFDINNDFSVNKNYVHGGSILTKNSYDSFKGNIYSGYGIYETEINNMNFGFIVGGATSNHNEIKNDALKEVTTESKIKGVSAYLGGYNRNFLTPKLQWLNGFGLQYGEYEVNREFKNNYQENNFTSNTNVYGINLYSGLNYQYSLKDDLALNFRGLVSYSFISQEDIKEKDAPLALNIKAQNYNYLDSELGVSLNKTIFNPNSKNTLSGGIFGKFGILGYDNKNLNGKFNDSTSSMEIQGNKFEKNSIKLVLNYDVSLNSGISYGLEGTYTTNDEYNNITFGLKAGYRF